The genomic DNA GGCGTGACCCACTACGCCGGTAAACCCGCGCTGTTCGAGGAACTGGGCTTCGACCTGGACCACGTCCACCTCTCGACCGACGGAGGTAGATTCGTCGAGGGCACAGAATCCGTCTCGGAGGTCGCCGACAGCCGGTGCGAGGGCCGCGAGGACTGCCTCGACCTGCTCGCGGACGTGGTGCCCCGGTTCCAGCGCGAGGGCAAGACGGTTGTCCTGGTCGGCACCGAGGACGAACTGGAGGGCGTTCTGGCGGTCGCCGACGAGGTCCGCCCCGACGCGAAGAAGACGGTTGCCCGCCTGCGGGAGTTCGGTCTGGAGACGGTGATGCTCACCGGCGACAACGAGGGCACCGCCCGCGCGGTGGCCGAGGAGGTCGGCGTCGACGAGTTCCGGGCGGAACTCCTCCCCGAGGAGAAGGTCGAGGCGGTCGAGGAGCTGGCCGACCGCCACGGCTCGGTCGCGATGGTCGGCGACGGCGTCAACGACGCCCCCGCGCTGGCGGCCGCGACGGTCGGCGTGGCGATGGGCGCGGCCGGCACCGACACCGCCATCGAGACCGCCGACATCGCGCTACTGGGCGACGACCTCTCGAAGGTGCCGTACCTCTACCGGCTCTCCCGGAAGGCCAACGCGGTCATCCGCCAGAACATCTGGTCGAGCCTCGCCGTCAAGGCGGTGCTGGCGGTGGGCGCACCCCTCGGCCTCGTGTCGGTGGCGGTGGCCATCGTCGTCGGCGACATGGGGATGAGCCTCGGCGTGACCAGCAACGCGATGCGACTGGCGCGGGTCGAGCCCGAGGAGTAGGGCGCTCGCGAGGACCGGCTTTCTTCTGCGCGACGAGTCTATCCGTCGAGAATCGGGTGCGACTGGCGGAGCTCATCGATGAGCTCCCGGACGTCCTCGTCGGCCTCCTCGTCGGGCGTCAGCGGCCGCTTGCCGTCGAACGTCTCGTGGACCTCGGCCACGCTCTCGGCCAGCGTGTCGAGGCCGTAGCCGCCTTCGAGGACGAACCCGAGCGCCGCGTCGGTCTCGTCGGCGACGTCGCGGACCCGGTCGGCCAGCATGCCGTACCCCTCGGTCGAGACCCGCATCCGGGAGATGGGGTCGTGGCGGTGGGCGTCGAAGCCCGCGCTCACCAGCACCAGGTCGGGGTCGAACGCGCGGAACGCCGGCGCGACCAGGTCGTCGACGGCGTCGCGGTACTCGGGGTCGCCCGCGCCCGCGGGCAGCGGGAGGTTGAGGGTCGCGCCCTCGCCCTCCCCTTCGCCGGTCTCGTCGCTCTCGCCCGTCCCGGGGTAGAGGCCGTCTTCGTGGAACGAGGCGTAGAAGACGTCGCCGGCGTCGAAGAAGATGTCCTGGGTGCCGTTGCCGTGGTGGACGTCCCAGTCGAAGATGGCGACCCGGTCGGCGTCGACGTCGTCGGCCTCGACGACGCGGCGGGCCGCGACCGCGGCGTTGTTGAAGAAGCAGAAGCCCATCGCGTCGTCCTCGACCGCGTGGTGGCCCGGCGGTCGCCCGATGGCGAACGGCGTGTCGCGGCCGTCGTCGCCGTCGAGCGCGGCGCGGGCCGCCCACCGGGCCAGTCCGGCCGACCGGAGCGCGGCCTCCCACGTGGCTCGGACCGCCACGGTGTCGGGGTCCCAGTTGCCGCCGCCCGACTCGCAGAACTCCCGGAACTCCGCGACGTAGTCGGGGTCGTGGACCGCCTCCACGCTGGCCCGGTCGGCGGGCTCGGCGCCCACGTACTCGACGCCGTGCTTGCGCGCCAGCCCCTCCCTGATGGCCCGGAGCCGGTCGGGGTTCTCGGGGTGGCGCTCGCCCGTGTCGTGTGAGAGACAGTCCTCGCTGTAGCCGAAGTTCATAGTTAGGCGTCGGCCGTCCCCGACCACTCGGTAGTTGGTAGCACGTGTTCCATTCAAACGCAGCGGAATTTAACCGCTTCGCTCCGCCCGACCGTTCCGCCCGCGTCCGGACCGGACGCGTCCCGTCGGCGACGGGGCGGCGCCCTCGCGCGGACGGCCCGACCGACCTCATAGGGTCTGTCGTGATTCGTTACCGCCACGGCGATGCATATCGGCAGTGTCTGGCCGCGAACCGCCCGCAACTCGCAGTCGCTGCCGAAAATAGTCACGACAGTCCCTATCACCCGAACAGCTCGAAGTACGTCTCGATGTCCTCGGCCTTGACCGTCCGGCGGTCGGCGTGGCGCGCGAGGACGGCGGCCGCCTTCGCGACGTTGTCGGCGTAGTCCTCGAGGATGTCCGCCAGCGCGATGCGGGCGTCCATCGCCACCCGGTAGCTGTCGTCGATGTCGAGCCGCGCGATGCGGTCGACCGGCGCGACCGGGAGCTCGAGGCTGTCCTTGTCGACCACCTGCTCGACGCCGAAGTCCTGGCTCATCAGCGTCTTCCGGCCGTCCCGGGTGGCGCGCTCGGCGGCGTCGACCGCGAGTTCGGCCCCGTGGCGCTGGATGCGCCGGGCCAGCTCCTCGGCGGCGTCCGCGCTGACCCGGAGGTCTCCCGCGTTCCGTCTGATGATCGTGTCGACCGGAGCGAACGGCAGCTCGACGCTCATACCCAATTCCGGGAATCTCGCCTCCTTAGTTCTTTCCAAAGCTCGTTTCGGGCGGCCTGCGTCCGTTTCGGCGGGGTCGAGCGCGAGCGAGGTTCCGGCGGCACCGTTCCGTCCTCTGCTCGCCATCAGTCTGAAGAACCTCGCCGTGGTACGATGGTGGCGTGTCCGAAGACAATCCCCACGAGCGCGAGCGAGAGATGGCCGAGGAGAAGCGAGCGCCCGGCGAGGACCCCCAGGAGGCCGACGAGGATGCCGCCGAGGCCGAGCGGGCCCGCGAGGAGGAACTGGAGGACGAGACCCGCGTCGACGCCGACGAGGCCCGCGAGGACGCCGCGGGCGACCAGGAGAACGTCGACAACCACCGCGACGAGGAGCCCTTCGAGAGCTGAACTGCGTTCTCGAGTCGAGCGTCAGAACACGTCCTCGGCGTCGAGGGTGCCGTCGCTGAGTTCGCCCCGGGCGGTCACCTTCTGACCCAGGGTCACGTCGGCGCTCGACTCGACGCTGACCGTCTGCTCGCCGTCGTCGAGGATGATGGGGTCGCCGGCCTGCACGACGGTCCCCGTGAACTCGACGTGCTCGCCCTCACCGCCGCCTCCGTCACCGCCGGCGTCGCCACCGGCGTTCGCGGAGTCGGCGGTAGCGCCGGCCGAACCGGTACTTCCGGCCGTATCGCCGTCGCCGCCGAAGGCGTCGAGGCCCGTCTCGCCGCTGTCGCTCGCGGCGCTTCCGCCGTCGGCGTCGCCGCCGGCCGCGCCGGGCCCGGCCTCGCCGAGCACGGTCACGGTCGACTGCCAGCCCGCCGATCCCTCGATGTCGTCCTCCCAGCCGTCCTGGATCTCGATGTCGGCCAACTGGACCTCGTCGCCCGGAGCGATGTCCTTGTCCGCCTTCTCGCCCCAGAGCGCGACCCGGAGATCGCCGGTCTCGTCCTGCACGCGGATGTTGCGGACCTGGCCCTCCGAGCCGTCGTCGCGGTCGAAGGTGCGCTTGGGGTCAGCCGAGCGCACGACGCCGCCGACGTCGACCTCGTCGCCGATCTCCAGGTCGGCGATGTCGGCGGTCTCGGGCACGTATTCGACGTCCTCCTCGATCTCCTCGACGGCGCCGCGGTTGCCGACGTGGAGCTCCAGGCTGCCGTCGCGCTCCCGGACGTAGCCGTCGACCACCTCGACCGAGACGCCGGGGTCGAGTTCCTCGGCGCGGTCGGTGCGCTCGTCCCAGAGCGTGACGCGGATGCGGCCGGTCGGGTCGCCCAGCTTGAGGTTGGCGACCTTCCCCTCCGAGCCGTCGTCCCGGGAGAACGTCCGGACCGCGTCGGTGTCGAGCACCTTCCCGCGGAGGTTCACGTCCGAGAGGCCCAGCGAGAGGTCCTCGACCCGGTAGGTGTCCTGGACCTGCACGTCGATGTCGGTCTCGTCGTCGGGTTGGGCCTGGTCGACGTTGACCTCCACGCCGTTGTACCCCTCCTTGGGGCGGCCCGCGATGCGGAGGGTGTCGCCGACCTCGAGTTCGTCCTCGCCGGCGTCGGCCTGCTTGTCCCAGAACGTGATGCGTATCGAGCCGGTCTCGTCGGCCACCTCGACGTTGAGCACGCGGCCGTCCTCGCGGTCCTCGTCGTCGCGCTCGAACGTGCGCACGTCGCCGACGCCGACGACCTTCGCCACGAACTTGACCTCCTCCATGCCCGGTTCGATGTCCGCGACGCTCTCGACCTCGCCGCCCTCCTCGTCCAGCTCGTGGGCGATGAGCATCGCGGCCGTCTCCTCGTCGGCCAGCCCGCCCATCTGCTCGACCTTCTCCTCGACCGCCTCGCGGAACTCCTCCAGCGAGACGTCGGCGTCGAGGTCGGCGTAAACGTCCTCTATCGCGCCCATGGTGTTTCTCGACGACTGGTTGTGGTTGCTGGTGTATGTCTGTGTCGGTACGCCACGATGACCGGTTCTCGTCGCTCCATCCGGGATAAATGCTCGCGGCGTCGCGCCGGGCCGGCGGTCGTTCGTCCCGCCGGTTCCCGGCGACGACCCCTTACACGTTGGCGATGGACTCGCACCGACCGCGGACCTCGACCCCCGACGCTCCGCCTGCTCCAAACTGAGAACGCGGTACACGTTGGTCGCGAACGGACTCTCCGCGTCCACGGCGCCACAGGGACCCCGGACCTCGTCGTCGGTTGCGAAGTGATACGACCCGGATATCGCTTCCCGTGCTTGAATAGTAATCACCGCGTGCCTGCGTCGTGCCCCTATCGCTCCGCCAGGAACTGGACGAGGGTCTCCACTCGCTCGTCGGGACGGTACCGAACCGACCCCGACTGGGCGTCGTACCCGACCAGATCGTGGTCCGCCAGCTTCGGGAGGTGGACGTGGTGCAGCTCCGCTCTGGCCGTCTCCGTCGACGGCGCTTCCCCGGTCGCGTCTTCGACCTTCGCGCGGGCGAGCTTGCGGCTCAGTGCCTCGACCGACGCCACCTCCGTGTCGGCGGTGAGAACGCACGAAATTCGGTAATGCAGTTACTAAGCCGTATCGGTACCCCGACGAACACTCGTTGCGTACCAACTCTCCGCTCTCAGTCCGACCCGTGAGAAAAACTCCGTCCGCATCCTGCCCCCGAACGTGCCGCCGTTCGTAGTAGGAACCTGCCGCGGGGGGCAGGTTCGGCGCGCAGCGAGCGGTGGTTGGGACACGTTCTGCTGCGCGCCAGTTCAAGGTTTGGGGGGCCCCGCCTTTGTAGTTTGTGTGATAAAGTGAGTAAATGAACCGACATCGGTGACGGCGTATCGACGGCGACCCAGCCCCGGCCTCCTCGCCGGAGCTTCCGGCCGAGAATCCCGTATCGCGGAACAAGACAACGACTAAACGCCGCGAGGCCCTACCTCCGGTATCTCCGGGTCAGCCCCGGTGGTTGGGACACTATGGCTGAGACCGACAAACAAGCGGAGGCCGCTGGATTGCTCCAGCAACTCGGCCTCAAAGAATACGAAGCGAAGTGTTTCGTCGCACTGACGCAGGTACAGACGGCGACGGCCAAAGAGATCAGCGAGATCGCCGACGTTCCCCGGACGCGGGTGTACGACGCGATTCGCGTGCTGGAGGCGCAGGGGCTGGTCGAGATCCAGCACACCAACCCCCGCCAGTACCGGGGCGTCCCGCTCGAGGAGGCCGCCCAGACGCTCCGGCGCCAGTACGAATCGCGCATCGACGAACTTCAGGAGACGCTCGACGCCATCGAACCGGCCGAGACCGCCGACGAACCGGTGACCCACGAGGTGTGGTCGCTCTCGGGCAGCGACGGGATCACGAGTCGGACGCTCCAGTTGCTCGAGGACGCCGAGAACGAAGTCGTGTTCATCATCAGCGAGGAGTCGCTGATGACCGACGAGTTGGTCGAGGCGCTGTCCGGGTGCGCCGCCCGCGGCGTCGACATCCTCGTCGGCACGGTGACGCCGGGCCTTCAGGACGAACTGCGCGAACGTGTCCCCGACGCGGAGGTGTTCGTATCGGAACTCGAATGGCTCCACGCGAACGGCGAGGACCAGGTGGCCATCGGTCGGATGCTGCTGGTCGACCAGAACACGATCCTCCTGAGCTCGGTCGAGGAGTCGGGCGGCGGGGAGAAGGCCATCTTCGGCCGCGGCTTCCAGAACGGTCTCGTCGTCATCACGCGCCGACTGATGGCGACCGGGCTGCTGCCGCTCCGGGACCCCCGTCAGTGACGACGGACGGACCGTTCGAGCGTCCCCGCGGTGGCGGCCGGGTGGCCTTCACCGACGAGGACCGCCGCGTCACCGTGCTCAGCGGCTCGCAACTTCTGATTCGGACCGCGGAGAACTGACGCTTGCCCGTCGAAGCGCGCCGGCGGTCGACGACCGCGGTCGCCCGTGCGAACCGGGACCCGGCGGCTCCGGCCGCCCTACCGGTCGGCGGTCACCCCCGGATCGTCCTCGCCGTCCAGTTCGAGGTACTGGAGGGCCTGGCGGATGTGGAAGTTCTTCTCGTCGCCGTCCTCTGTCTCCAGCGCGGCCTCCAGTTCGCGTATCGCCGTCTCCTGGTCCCGGCGCTCTGCCATATTCGAGACAATCTGCTCCCGTATTAATAGGTTTAACTCATCTCCGGGTGACGACACGTCGCCGCGAACGGCGCGCGTACGGCCGACTCGCCGGTCTCCGTCAGGACTCCGCGGTCGCGACCGTCGTCGACTCGTCCATCGCGTCGTGGACGACCGTCACGGTCGCGGGCAGTCCGCCGTCGAACGCGAACGTGGCTTCGTAGGCTATCCGGGCGATGCACTCGGCGCACGCGTTGGCTCCGTCCGACTGCACCGCCGCGACTGTCACCTCGAGCGTACCGGTCTCGGGGTCGTAGCTCGCGTCGGCCAGCTCCGCGGTGTGGCACGGGTCCGACGCGCGGAGCGTCCCGGTGACGACGACCGAGTCGCTCCCGGCGGCGAACTCCACGCTGGCGTCGTTGCCCGGCGTCCCGCACCCCGCGTCGGTGACCTCCAGCCCGGTGTCGGTCAGCGTCGACTCCCCGTCTCCGGTCGTCGTTCCGCCGTCGGTCGTTCCGTCTTCGGGTTGCCCGGTTCCCCCGCCGGGCCGGTTCCCGCCGAGGCAGCCGCCGAGCGAAGCGCCGGCGAGGACCGCTCCGAACCGGGCGAGCAGTTCGCGTCGTTCCATGCGACGAGCCACGGACTCCTATTTCAAAGTACCTGCGGATGGAAAAATATCTGTTTGAGTCTGCGCACCACTGCCACCCCGCCGCCAGACCGTAACCCCTATTAGTAGAACCGGCCAACGTAGAGTCGAGTCCTGGTAGGGTAGTGGACTATCCTCTTGGCTTGCGGAGCCAGGGACCGGAGTTCAAATCTCCGTCAGGACGCTCATTCCTCGCGACCGCTTCGCTTCGCTCAGCAGTCGCATCGTCATTCGCGTCCTGGCGTGCTTCACGCTCGCTTCGCTCGCGTGAAACTCCGTCAGGACGCTTCTACCCAGCCCAACGACGACGAGCGAAGCGAGGAGTCCATGTGCACCTTGCTCTCTCGACCGGGAGACGAGCAGACGAATCGCGCGCGGACCGACAGCCCCGTCACCCGGCCGCGCCCCGTATCCGGGCCAGCTCCTGCCGGACCGCCCGGCGGTTCACCAGCAGGAATCCCGCCAGGATGCAGCCGAACCCCAGGAGCGACAGCGCGGCCAGCCGCTCGTCGAGGTACCACCAGCCGACGACCGCGGCCACGGGCGGGACGCCGTAGTTGACGAGGTTGACCGCGAACGGGCCGCTGCGCTCCAGCAGCGTGAAGTAGATGCCGTAGCCGAGCGCGCTCCCGCCGACCCCGAGGTACGCGACGGCGACCAGCGTCGGTACCGCCCTCGGGAGCGCGACGGGCTCGCCGGCGACGAGGCTCGCCGCGTGGAGCAGCACCGCCCCGAGCGCCATCGACCAGCCGGTCAGCGAGAGGCTGTCGACGTTCCCGTCGAAGCGCCGGACCAGGACGCTGCCCGAGGAGAGGGCCAGCACCGCGCAGAAGACGAGCGCCGCGCCGAGGGCGTCGCCGCCGGCGTTCGACGGACTCGGACGGGCGACCAGACCGACGCCGAGCAGGCCCAGCCCCACGCCCGCGACGCTGCGGGCGTCGAGTCCGTCCGTGTCGAGCAGGAGCGCGGCGAACACCGCCGTCATCACCGGGTTCAGGCTGTAGACGACCGCCGCGACCGCCCCGGAGGTGTAGACCTGCCCGACGAACAGGAAGAAGACGTTCGCGAACACCAGCAGCGTGCCGCCAGCGAGAACGCCGAGCGCCGCCGGACGGCCGCGCGGGAGCGAGAGCCGACCCAGCGCGGCCAGCCCGCCCAGCGCGACCGCCGCGCCCAGGTCGAAGCGGTAGGCCGCGAACAGCAGCGGGTCGAGCGTCTCGAGGCCGACCTCGATGGCGGTGAAACCGCCGCCCCACAGCAGGGCCAGCGCGGCGAACAGCGCGGCGTCGCGGTACCTGGTCACAGGTGGAGTTGCGTCGGCGACGGCTTGAGGCTGTCCGTCCGCGGGCGGAGCCCGAAACCCCCTTGCCGGCGAGCCCCGTACCACTCGCCGATGGACAACCACCTCCGGGCCGGCGTCGCCGTCTACAACGACGGCGAGTACCACGCGGCCCACGACGCGTGGGAGGACCACTGGCTCGACCTGGACGCGGGGACCGACGACGAGCGGTTCCTCCACGGGCTCATCCAGTTCACGGCCGCGGTCCACCACGCCAGCGGCGCGAACTGGCCGGGGGTCCGGGGGCTCGCCGAGAGCGCAGCCGAGTACCTCGACGACGTGCCGGCCGACTACCGCGGCGTGAACGTCGGCGAGGTCCGTGCGTACCTCCGGGCCGTCGCTGCCGACCCCGAGCACGTCGAACGGGTCGCGCCGCCCGACCTGACCCACGAGGGCGTCGCGCTCCGCCCCGAGGACCTGCGCTTCGAGGCGGCCGCCGGCGCGGCGGAAGTACTGGCCGAGGAGCACGGCTACGACGAGGAGATCCTCGAGAAGGCGGTCGCGTACGCCCGCGACGATCTCGACGCCGACCGCGCCACCAGCCAGTTCGTCACGTTCGTGATGGACTTCGCGCGCGACGAGGCGAACCGGGCCATCGTCTTCCGGCGACTCCGGGACGCGGTCGGCAAGCGCGACCACGAGGAGGAGGACGTGGCCGGGCTGTTCGACTGACCTTCGCCGGACCGCCGATCAGTCCTCGACGAACCGGCAGACCTGCAGGAGCATCTGGAGCACCTGCGAGCGGTCGACGAGGCGGACGTCCTGGCTCCGCTCGTCGTAGTCGACGATGCCGTAGTCGCGCAACCGGGGCAGGTGCTCGTGGTGGAGCGTCGCGCGCATCCGGTCGCACTCCTCCTCGGAAACCTCCGACGGCTCGCGGTCGGCGGTCTGCGCGGCCACCTGTCGGGCGAGCTCGTCGACGGTGGTCACCGGATCGTCGCTCAGGCGGTACAGCAGGTACCGGCGACGCTCGTCGCCCAGGGTGCGAAGGTAGCGGTCGAGTCGCGAAACGCCTCCGTCCTCCCGCAGTCGGTCACCCCCTTTCATTATCTCTGTCCTCGAGCTCACTAAGCGTCAGACAACTCTGTGTATTATAACACGACGGCCCTACCTAAGTATGGCGATATGTTTCAAAATTTTCAAGATACAACGAGCGGTGTTGAATTATTATATAAAACATATTTGAGCGTTCATTTTTATCGTTCGTCGGATGTTGTTCGGCGCTACGTATTTTATACCCCCCTCGGTAGCTTCACGGAGACGAAGATGATATCGGCACAACGACGGCCGCTCGGGCCATCGCTGACGTCGCTGCTCGTCGAGGAGATCGCGAACCACAAGGGCGTCGATCCGGACGACCCCGGGTTCTGCCTCTACGAGGACACCGACCCCGAGGCGCTCGAACTCCTGCTGGAGGGGACCGAGGGCCCGATGACCACGCGATTCCGGATCGCCGGTGTCGACGTGACCGTCGAGAAGACCGACGCGGGGGACATCAGCGTCGACGTCGAGTCCGCGGTCCAGCAGCGACCGACCTCGGACTGAGGTCGTCGCCGCTCCGACGGGGGTATCGAAGCGGGACTCGGCGGGAAAGAGGCGGAAGCGGGTGGACGGACGGCAGAGGGCTCAACAGGGGAACGGAGCGCGAACCGCCGCCGCCGGCAACTCGTCACGTCGGCGATATATGCTTTCTGTTCCGGTCGATTCGGTCAGTCGCGCGTCCGACGCCGTCAGTTCCCCGCGGGGCACTCGGCGTCCGCGAACTCCGCGGAGTTGTCCTGGGGGTCGTAGCCCAGCACCTCCTTCGCGCGCTCGATGGAGTAGTACTTCCGGTCGTTGTCCGAGATGCCGTAGACGACCTCGAAGCCGTAGTCGGCCCGGATACACCTGTCGAAGAGGTGGGCGCAGTCGCGGTGGGAGAGCCACATCGCCTGGCCGCGCTCGTAGTCGCGCGGCGGGTGGTTCCGGGTGAGGTTGCCGATGCGGACGCAGACGACGCTCAGGCCGTACTCGTCGTGGTAGTACCGCCCCAGGATCTCGCCGGTCGCCTTGCTGACGCCGTAGAGGTTGCCCGGCCGGGGGAACTCGTCGCCGTCGAGCCGGAACTCGTCGTCGGTCCGGTACATGTCGGGCGTGCGCTCGTCGGTCTCGTAGGCGCCGACCGCGTGGTTCGACGAGGCGAACGCGACCTTCTCGACGCCCTCGTCGACCGCCGCCTCCAGCACGTTCCGGGTGCCGTCGATGTTGTTGGTCAGGACGCTGTTCCACGGGGCCTCCGGCCGGGGATCGCCCGCGAGGTGCACGACCGCGCCGACGTCCGCCATCGCGTCCCGGACCGCCTCCTCGTCGGTGATGTCGGCGACGACGAACTCGTGGTCGGTGTCGCGGGTCGGCGGGTCCCGGTCGAGCAGCCGCCACTCGTACTCCCCCGACAGCTCCGAGAGGATGGCCTGCCCGACGCGGCCCTCCGCGCCCGTAAGCAGGACTGGGTCGTCCATTCAACTGAAGGGAGGGAAGCGGGTGATAAGTAAGGTGCGATTCGGACGGGCCTACTCGTCGCTCGCGACC from Halorussus rarus includes the following:
- a CDS encoding single-stranded DNA binding protein, whose amino-acid sequence is MGAIEDVYADLDADVSLEEFREAVEEKVEQMGGLADEETAAMLIAHELDEEGGEVESVADIEPGMEEVKFVAKVVGVGDVRTFERDDEDREDGRVLNVEVADETGSIRITFWDKQADAGEDELEVGDTLRIAGRPKEGYNGVEVNVDQAQPDDETDIDVQVQDTYRVEDLSLGLSDVNLRGKVLDTDAVRTFSRDDGSEGKVANLKLGDPTGRIRVTLWDERTDRAEELDPGVSVEVVDGYVRERDGSLELHVGNRGAVEEIEEDVEYVPETADIADLEIGDEVDVGGVVRSADPKRTFDRDDGSEGQVRNIRVQDETGDLRVALWGEKADKDIAPGDEVQLADIEIQDGWEDDIEGSAGWQSTVTVLGEAGPGAAGGDADGGSAASDSGETGLDAFGGDGDTAGSTGSAGATADSANAGGDAGGDGGGGEGEHVEFTGTVVQAGDPIILDDGEQTVSVESSADVTLGQKVTARGELSDGTLDAEDVF
- a CDS encoding histone family protein, whose protein sequence is MSVELPFAPVDTIIRRNAGDLRVSADAAEELARRIQRHGAELAVDAAERATRDGRKTLMSQDFGVEQVVDKDSLELPVAPVDRIARLDIDDSYRVAMDARIALADILEDYADNVAKAAAVLARHADRRTVKAEDIETYFELFG
- a CDS encoding histone deacetylase family protein, with protein sequence MNFGYSEDCLSHDTGERHPENPDRLRAIREGLARKHGVEYVGAEPADRASVEAVHDPDYVAEFREFCESGGGNWDPDTVAVRATWEAALRSAGLARWAARAALDGDDGRDTPFAIGRPPGHHAVEDDAMGFCFFNNAAVAARRVVEADDVDADRVAIFDWDVHHGNGTQDIFFDAGDVFYASFHEDGLYPGTGESDETGEGEGEGATLNLPLPAGAGDPEYRDAVDDLVAPAFRAFDPDLVLVSAGFDAHRHDPISRMRVSTEGYGMLADRVRDVADETDAALGFVLEGGYGLDTLAESVAEVHETFDGKRPLTPDEEADEDVRELIDELRQSHPILDG
- the azf gene encoding NAD-dependent glucose-6-phosphate dehydrogenase Azf, whose amino-acid sequence is MDDPVLLTGAEGRVGQAILSELSGEYEWRLLDRDPPTRDTDHEFVVADITDEEAVRDAMADVGAVVHLAGDPRPEAPWNSVLTNNIDGTRNVLEAAVDEGVEKVAFASSNHAVGAYETDERTPDMYRTDDEFRLDGDEFPRPGNLYGVSKATGEILGRYYHDEYGLSVVCVRIGNLTRNHPPRDYERGQAMWLSHRDCAHLFDRCIRADYGFEVVYGISDNDRKYYSIERAKEVLGYDPQDNSAEFADAECPAGN
- a CDS encoding DMT family transporter; amino-acid sequence: MTRYRDAALFAALALLWGGGFTAIEVGLETLDPLLFAAYRFDLGAAVALGGLAALGRLSLPRGRPAALGVLAGGTLLVFANVFFLFVGQVYTSGAVAAVVYSLNPVMTAVFAALLLDTDGLDARSVAGVGLGLLGVGLVARPSPSNAGGDALGAALVFCAVLALSSGSVLVRRFDGNVDSLSLTGWSMALGAVLLHAASLVAGEPVALPRAVPTLVAVAYLGVGGSALGYGIYFTLLERSGPFAVNLVNYGVPPVAAVVGWWYLDERLAALSLLGFGCILAGFLLVNRRAVRQELARIRGAAG
- a CDS encoding DUF7344 domain-containing protein, whose protein sequence is MKGGDRLREDGGVSRLDRYLRTLGDERRRYLLYRLSDDPVTTVDELARQVAAQTADREPSEVSEEECDRMRATLHHEHLPRLRDYGIVDYDERSQDVRLVDRSQVLQMLLQVCRFVED
- a CDS encoding TrmB family transcriptional regulator, whose product is MAETDKQAEAAGLLQQLGLKEYEAKCFVALTQVQTATAKEISEIADVPRTRVYDAIRVLEAQGLVEIQHTNPRQYRGVPLEEAAQTLRRQYESRIDELQETLDAIEPAETADEPVTHEVWSLSGSDGITSRTLQLLEDAENEVVFIISEESLMTDELVEALSGCAARGVDILVGTVTPGLQDELRERVPDAEVFVSELEWLHANGEDQVAIGRMLLVDQNTILLSSVEESGGGEKAIFGRGFQNGLVVITRRLMATGLLPLRDPRQ
- a CDS encoding DUF309 domain-containing protein, yielding MDNHLRAGVAVYNDGEYHAAHDAWEDHWLDLDAGTDDERFLHGLIQFTAAVHHASGANWPGVRGLAESAAEYLDDVPADYRGVNVGEVRAYLRAVAADPEHVERVAPPDLTHEGVALRPEDLRFEAAAGAAEVLAEEHGYDEEILEKAVAYARDDLDADRATSQFVTFVMDFARDEANRAIVFRRLRDAVGKRDHEEEDVAGLFD
- a CDS encoding DUF7344 domain-containing protein → MASVEALSRKLARAKVEDATGEAPSTETARAELHHVHLPKLADHDLVGYDAQSGSVRYRPDERVETLVQFLAER
- a CDS encoding HalOD1 output domain-containing protein; translated protein: MISAQRRPLGPSLTSLLVEEIANHKGVDPDDPGFCLYEDTDPEALELLLEGTEGPMTTRFRIAGVDVTVEKTDAGDISVDVESAVQQRPTSD